A window of Kwoniella pini CBS 10737 chromosome 9, complete sequence genomic DNA:
GTTAATCAAACAAACAAAAAAGTAATGTTCGGGATTCTATTCTTATTTTAAATGTTTTAAAGGAGAGATTAGATTAGAGTCCAATTGACTAATATGAGATCTCTAGGTTGAACGAAGACCCAATATGATTCAAGGGGGCACCGCCTTGACCTCGACTTTACTAGtatttattcaattctCTTTGTGAAACAATCAACCACTATCTAATCTTTTTAATTCGTGATCGTGATTATGATACGTGATTGATCTTTATCTGATCGAGTAATAATCAATATTAAAGTACGCGTCGTTAATGTTTTCTCATTCTATTCGGGTCGGTCAGGGGCGACTGATCttaaataaaaatgggATAATATGATATTTCGGGTTCTATCTTTAAATGATAACATGTCATAACCAAAGGTAAAAAGGTAAGGTTGTATGTAGTAAATCATTCCACCCATTTTGCAGCCGAGATTTAACACATATACACCCTCATTATCTCATTTACCAAATACGGTAATTCTAAAATATCAAGTTAATTTTCCGAAGTCTTACGTAGGTGAGAAGGGAAGGTGGATTATTTGCCACTTTTGATAATACCGATGAAATAATCCCGTTCCAGTCTATAACCTTCCATTGATCGTGTCTTCCTTCATCTCAtcttattattattattgttactatatcatcaatatacTCGATATACCAATCAATTGTTTTATTCATACTGTTCGACTAGATTTGTAAATCTCAACTATTTCAACGTGGgtatcaaatcaacattcttcttttctttcctttctcaaGTGGATATATCAAATGTCATTGTCGAAGATGGACAAATTCACGCGACGGATCAAAAGTAGACAGAGCAACATCGGCTTACGTTTAATTCTCGATCCCTcctcctttttttttccttccCAATATAGTACTATCTCGGAAAGAATAatttattggaaaaatGTCTCGacctgatgaagaagaactcGTTGATTACGATGAGGCTGCCGAGGAAACTTTCGCCCCAGCTGCTACAGCCACTAATGGTGATAAAGCAGATGGTGACAAGAAAGGTTCATACGTTGGTATCCACTCAACCGGTTTCAGGTGAGCATTGATTATCGACTATCAATATCTACATCTGTGTGACAATTCTGACGAGCCCGATTGCATCTCGTAGAGATTTCCTTTTGAAACCTGAATTGCTCCGAGCTATCTCTGATCTCGGTTTTGAGCACCCTTCGGAAGGTACGCGTCTTTAAATCATTCCACAATGGTCGatagaagctgatattAACCATGTTACCAGTGCAACAAGAGTGTATCCCACAAGCAATCCTCGGAACTGATGTATTATGTCAAGCTAAATCCGGTATGGGTAAGACCGCTGTGTTCGTCTTAGCATGTTTACAACAGATGTGAGTGGTTTTTTGCACTTGGCATCACCACGTGTCCTGCTAATAGATAATCTGTAATCTGTAGCGAACCTGTAGACGGAGAAGTAGGAATTGTGATCCTTTGTCACACAAGAGAATTAGCTTATCAGATCCGAAATGAGTTTGCTCGATTCTCAAAATTCATGACAAACGTCAGAACTGGTGTATTCTATGGTGGAACACCTATTTCAGCCGATCAAGAGATCCTTGCTTCAAAGGAGAAATGCCCTCACATTGTTGTCGGTACTCCAGGTCGAACAATGGCTTTAGTTAGAGACAAGAAGCTCAACGCAAGTAAAGTCAAACACTTCGTTTTGGATGAATGTGATAAAATGTTAGAAACTCTTGGTTAGTCATACCTCTTATTCTGAATTGCTTTTACCTTTGTTCAATTCAACGACTCGGACGGATTCTGCCGTATGTTAAGGTGGGGCATTTCGGCTGCGTCACCTACATACGGCATCGACAATGAAACGACCGGAACCTCATATTCAGATGGGGCCAATGACGTGGAAAAAACATGTTACGCGATGAAGCAAAGGGGGATCTTTTTGGACCGGAATCCCATGCTGGGACTGGTAGATCAACATCAAGCACTACGATGACTGTTCAAGGGCAGTGCAATCAAAGCAACACGGTCATCTCGATCTCTTTGCCGCCGGTCATACCCCTTACCCCTCCCACATCGTCCTCTGCTCGCCATTTCTGTCTTTGAAGGAAATGCTGTTTTCGCGCCGATCTGCGACGTCCAACAGAAGTAGAATATACGCTTACAATGATTTACTTACCCTTTTCCATCAATCCGTTTTTATCGTTCGACCACACAGACATGCGAAGAGATGTACAAGAAATCTTCCGAGCCACTCCTCACCACAAACAAGTTATGATGTTCTCCGCCACCCTTTCAAAGGATATCCGAACCACCTGCAAGAAGTTCATGCAAAGTGTGAGCCTTTCTTCGTCTTATGGATTTGACCATACATGCTGAGTTCAGGTATTGTCTTTAGCCTCTCGAAATCTACGTCGATGATGAGACCAAATTGACTCTTCACGGTCTTCAACAATACTTCCTTAAACTcgaggagaaagagaagaacaGAAAATTGAACGATCTACTCGATAACCTCGAATTTAACCAGGTAAATTGCTGGATTCATAGCTTTGCATGGATCAATGAGCTTACTTGATAATTCCTTTAGGTCTGTATATTCGTAAAATCAGTTGCTCGAGCCACTCAACTCGATGCCTTATTACAAGAATGTAATTTCCCATCGATCTGTATTCACTCTGCTTTACCTCAACAAGAACGGTAAGTCCATCTCTCATACCTTTAAGCAAAGAAGTGAATATGTGAGGCTTATGATGGTTGAATCGTAGTATTTCTCGATTCCAACAATTCAAGGCATTCGAAAAACGTATCCTTGTTGCTACTGATATTTTCGGAAGAGGTATTGATGTAGAAAGAGTAAACGTAGTTATCAATTATGATGCTCCTACAGATGCCGATTCTTATTTACACAGAGTAGGTAGAGCAGGTAGATTCGGTACGAAAGGTTTAGGTGAGTTTATTTTAAGGAAAAACAGTTTGATATTTAAGATTgaaatattgatgatttatgtTTTTTTAATAGCTATTTCATTTGTTTCTTCTGATGGAGATTCAGAAGTTTTAcaaaaaattcaagaaagatTCACAGTTGCTATTCCAACTTTACCTGAAACTATTGATCCTGCTACATACATGACTTCttaaattatgaaaatataGAAGTAGttgaaaagtgaaaatgTGGAAATGTAGAaaaaatttggaaatgaaattgtttcaaaagatgaattgaaaaattctCATTTATATTCTTTGTAAACAAAAATCTGCGAATGGATGAATtaatattgaattgaaatcattttattttatgCAAAAGTGTGTAGTCCCAATTTTGCAGTATTATTTAAATTGCATTGATTATGTCATATAGATACAATgattaatttgaattttatagTATTATGAAGTATTATGTTTGGAAGCTATGCAGTATAACgtattgatgatgttgataatttgatatatttgaaatgatgctaatgatgatgatgatgatgatgactaTCTGATATTCTAATTAGGTTTCAAAGATGTATTATTGGTTTTGTTTTATTTACTAAAAAGTAATTTTtacaattgatcaattattatTCGATTATTCTATTATATTGAgtattcttttaattctttattatcaattgcaATCGGAAGAATAATTTACGATTTTAACCAATTCAAATagattttgactttttcttttattctAATTAATCTCCATTCATcgctttatcaaattcctTTTCATTAAGCTCATATGCCCATTGCCATAAACATTGCCTAAGTACTGCTCCTATATCTTCATCGGCTATTGAAGATTTACCACCAGATTGcattaatttcttcaataaaGCTCTTTTGAATCTTCCAGTTGATCCAGCAACTTTTAACCctataaatt
This region includes:
- a CDS encoding ATP-dependent RNA helicase SUB2, which translates into the protein MSRPDEEELVDYDEAAEETFAPAATATNGDKADGDKKGSYVGIHSTGFRDFLLKPELLRAISDLGFEHPSEVQQECIPQAILGTDVLCQAKSGMGKTAVFVLACLQQIEPVDGEVGIVILCHTRELAYQIRNEFARFSKFMTNVRTGVFYGGTPISADQEILASKEKCPHIVVGTPGRTMALVRDKKLNASKVKHFVLDECDKMLETLDMRRDVQEIFRATPHHKQVMMFSATLSKDIRTTCKKFMQSPLEIYVDDETKLTLHGLQQYFLKLEEKEKNRKLNDLLDNLEFNQVCIFVKSVARATQLDALLQECNFPSICIHSALPQQERISRFQQFKAFEKRILVATDIFGRGIDVERVNVVINYDAPTDADSYLHRVGRAGRFGTKGLAISFVSSDGDSEVLQKIQERFTVAIPTLPETIDPATYMTS